Proteins co-encoded in one Halorussus lipolyticus genomic window:
- a CDS encoding archaellin/type IV pilin N-terminal domain-containing protein codes for MIRNRLSAVKDRIEGAVNDRGQVGIGTLIVFIAMVLVAAIAAGVLINTAGFLQTKSEQTGQESSAQVSNRVQVVSAFGTVSNNERVNQVNLTVMRGSGSDDINLSAATIEWIGPETAKTLTEANYDAATAKPGDAAAGEEPHFNVSDIKDGDDSVPVLNTQDDRFTIAMNTTAITAGTLGEGEEVKLKLTTQYGAVTLYRANIPQSLSQESAVTV; via the coding sequence ATGATACGAAATCGTCTCTCGGCAGTCAAAGATAGAATCGAGGGCGCGGTCAACGACCGCGGTCAGGTGGGTATCGGTACGCTCATCGTCTTCATTGCGATGGTTCTGGTCGCCGCGATTGCGGCGGGCGTGCTTATCAACACGGCTGGCTTCCTCCAGACCAAGTCCGAACAGACCGGTCAGGAGTCCAGCGCACAGGTCTCGAACCGCGTGCAGGTCGTGAGCGCGTTCGGTACCGTCAGCAACAACGAGCGAGTCAATCAGGTCAACCTGACGGTGATGCGTGGGTCCGGTTCTGACGACATCAACCTGTCTGCGGCCACCATCGAGTGGATTGGGCCGGAGACCGCCAAGACGCTGACCGAGGCCAACTACGACGCGGCCACGGCAAAGCCCGGTGACGCCGCCGCAGGTGAGGAGCCGCACTTCAACGTGTCGGACATCAAGGACGGTGACGACTCCGTGCCCGTCCTCAACACGCAGGACGACCGGTTCACCATCGCCATGAACACCACCGCAATCACGGCTGGGACCCTCGGTGAAGGCGAGGAAGTGAAGCTCAAGCTCACCACCCAGTACGGTGCCGTGACCCTCTACCGCGCCAACATCCCGCAGTCGCTCTCCCAAGAGAGCGCGGTGACGGTCTAA
- a CDS encoding Zn-ribbon domain-containing OB-fold protein, with amino-acid sequence MSENADDERVRDEGYDDLLDAIESGEGFYIECPESHGSLPPRRVCPHCGATELEEVPLPETGAIETFTTVNVASPEFADDTPYVTAVADFGAVRVTGQVRGIDPDGLEVGTEVTPDVGESETTGERVLILRAD; translated from the coding sequence ATGAGCGAGAACGCCGACGACGAGCGAGTCCGCGACGAGGGCTACGACGACCTGCTGGACGCCATCGAATCGGGCGAGGGCTTCTACATCGAATGTCCCGAAAGTCACGGGTCGCTCCCGCCCCGGCGGGTCTGTCCTCACTGCGGCGCGACGGAGTTGGAAGAAGTTCCGCTTCCCGAGACCGGCGCAATCGAGACGTTCACCACGGTCAACGTCGCTTCGCCCGAGTTCGCCGACGACACCCCCTACGTCACCGCAGTCGCCGACTTCGGCGCAGTTCGAGTGACCGGACAGGTCCGCGGAATCGACCCGGACGGCCTCGAAGTCGGCACCGAGGTCACGCCGGATGTCGGCGAGAGCGAGACGACCGGCGAGCGCGTGCTGATTCTGCGGGCGGACTGA
- a CDS encoding glycosyltransferase family 4 protein gives MRILQVTPRYPPHTGGVETHVAEISERLAARGHDVTVFTADAGDDVPRQHVRDGVQVRRFRGFAPGGAFHVAPGIAPAVRRADPDVIHAHNYHSLPAFFAALGAGDSRFVVTPHYHGGSASDFRDRLLSLYRPLGGWALDRADEVIAVSEWERNRLRADFGVEATVIPNGLRVERFAEATSEERDRPYLLCVGRLEEYKGVQHAIRALSELPEYDLLVAGSGDFRDELRRVAGEAGVAERVEFLGFVADERLPGLYAGASAYLLLSSFEAYGMTVAEALASGTPCVVRTGSALDDWASNAGVAAIDRPAPEEVADAVGAVRERTPDATNLLDWEEVAERVVARYDVL, from the coding sequence ATGCGGATTTTGCAGGTGACGCCGCGGTATCCGCCCCACACCGGCGGCGTCGAGACCCACGTCGCGGAGATTAGCGAGCGACTCGCGGCCCGCGGCCACGACGTGACCGTCTTCACGGCCGATGCCGGGGACGATGTGCCTCGCCAACACGTCCGAGACGGCGTCCAAGTTCGGCGATTTCGCGGGTTCGCACCCGGAGGAGCCTTCCACGTCGCGCCCGGAATCGCGCCAGCAGTTCGGCGTGCCGACCCGGACGTGATTCACGCTCACAATTACCACTCCCTGCCCGCGTTCTTCGCGGCGCTCGGCGCAGGAGATTCCCGATTCGTCGTGACGCCACACTACCACGGCGGGAGCGCCAGCGACTTCCGGGACCGACTCCTCTCGCTGTATCGGCCCCTCGGCGGGTGGGCGCTCGACCGGGCCGACGAGGTAATCGCGGTCAGCGAGTGGGAGCGAAACCGCCTCCGGGCGGACTTCGGCGTCGAAGCGACCGTGATTCCAAACGGTCTGCGCGTCGAACGATTCGCCGAGGCCACGTCCGAGGAGCGCGACCGGCCCTACCTCCTCTGCGTGGGTCGCTTGGAGGAGTACAAGGGCGTCCAGCACGCGATTCGCGCGCTGTCGGAACTGCCGGAGTACGACCTCCTCGTGGCCGGGTCGGGCGATTTCCGGGACGAACTACGGCGAGTCGCCGGAGAGGCGGGTGTGGCCGAGAGGGTCGAGTTCTTGGGATTCGTCGCCGACGAGCGACTGCCGGGACTCTACGCCGGTGCGTCGGCCTACCTCCTGCTCTCGTCGTTCGAGGCCTACGGGATGACGGTCGCCGAGGCGCTGGCCAGCGGGACGCCCTGCGTCGTCCGGACCGGGAGCGCGCTGGATGACTGGGCGTCGAACGCGGGAGTGGCCGCCATCGACCGACCTGCGCCCGAGGAGGTCGCCGACGCGGTAGGGGCAGTTCGAGAGCGCACCCCGGACGCGACGAACCTCCTCGACTGGGAGGAAGTCGCCGAGCGCGTGGTGGCGCGGTACGACGTTCTCTGA
- a CDS encoding thiolase C-terminal domain-containing protein, which translates to MTGVRVAGVGLTHFGKHPERTGRDLFAEASNRAFADAGVDRDDVEQLNYGNFMGELSEHQGHQGPLMAEAAGLDVPATRYESACASSGVAVREAVKDVRNGEVDVALVGGAERMNNLGTAGTTEALAIAADDLYEVRAGMTFPAAYALMARAYFDQYGGSKEELAEIAVKNHDNALDNEYAQFQSAISVEDALDAPMIADPLGLYDACPITDGASAVLLVSDEYADENGLDAPVSVTGTGQGGDKMALQDREYLARTPAAEDAAEEAYDDAGIGPQDVSVAEVHDCFTIAEVLALEALDFYAPGEGIGAAARGETTRDGDRPVNLSGGLKAKGHPVGATGTSQVVEMTRLLRGDHPNSDAVPGDVGVTHNAGGTVASTTVHVLEVEE; encoded by the coding sequence ATGACAGGCGTACGAGTCGCGGGGGTCGGCCTCACCCACTTCGGGAAGCACCCCGAGCGGACCGGCCGGGACCTCTTTGCGGAGGCGAGCAACCGAGCGTTCGCCGACGCGGGCGTTGACCGTGACGACGTAGAACAGTTGAACTACGGCAACTTCATGGGCGAGTTGAGCGAGCATCAGGGCCATCAGGGTCCGCTGATGGCCGAGGCCGCCGGCCTCGACGTACCGGCGACGCGCTACGAAAGTGCGTGTGCCTCCTCTGGCGTGGCGGTCCGCGAGGCCGTCAAGGACGTGCGAAACGGCGAGGTTGACGTGGCGCTGGTCGGCGGCGCGGAGCGCATGAACAACCTCGGCACCGCCGGCACGACTGAGGCGCTGGCCATCGCGGCCGACGACCTCTACGAAGTCCGGGCGGGCATGACCTTCCCGGCGGCCTACGCGCTGATGGCGCGGGCCTACTTCGACCAGTACGGCGGGAGCAAGGAGGAGTTGGCCGAAATCGCGGTCAAGAACCACGACAACGCGCTGGACAACGAGTACGCCCAGTTCCAGTCGGCCATCTCGGTCGAGGACGCCCTCGACGCCCCGATGATTGCCGACCCCCTCGGTCTCTACGACGCCTGCCCCATCACCGACGGGGCCAGCGCGGTGCTCCTCGTCAGCGACGAGTACGCCGACGAGAACGGCCTCGACGCGCCGGTCTCCGTCACGGGCACCGGACAGGGCGGCGACAAGATGGCACTCCAAGACCGCGAGTACCTCGCTCGCACCCCGGCCGCCGAGGACGCCGCCGAGGAGGCCTACGACGACGCCGGCATCGGTCCCCAAGACGTGTCGGTCGCCGAGGTCCACGACTGTTTCACCATCGCGGAGGTCCTCGCGCTGGAGGCCCTCGACTTCTACGCCCCCGGCGAGGGCATCGGCGCGGCGGCCCGCGGCGAGACCACCCGCGACGGCGACCGACCCGTCAACCTCTCCGGTGGCCTCAAAGCCAAGGGCCACCCGGTCGGCGCGACCGGAACGAGTCAGGTCGTGGAGATGACCCGCCTGCTCCGGGGCGACCACCCCAACTCCGACGCCGTGCCCGGCGACGTCGGCGTGACCCACAACGCGGGTGGAACAGTTGCCAGTACCACGGTTCACGTGCTGGAGGTGGAAGAATGA
- a CDS encoding glycosyltransferase, which produces MNSLVAAAGALVAATALPYLAYLTLYALVRPSGSPADKRDAEPTVSIVLPTYNESGIIEKKLDDVISLDYPMEKVELVVVDSSDDETPELVEEYFADRESPDLNLIRETERRGLAPALNDAYASAENEMVVKTDCDSYVADDALREAAANLADPEVSAVTGQNAEVLGGSEVEAGYRGVQAHIQTLESHLDSTLIFHGPFSAFENDAIVPIDPESLADDTELALKIRRGGDRVIFDPAVRYKEASHSDFSKRRLQKDRRGMGLIRLLVQHRDALGKYGKYGKVVLPFNWWFMIASPWLVALDVLAVTAAGISVFGLAGLAVPAALAGFVWLGQKDLLGPLQAFYAIFDSQVSLLHAGTELLRGEGDGTWEVDEDLREAFD; this is translated from the coding sequence ATGAACTCCCTCGTGGCCGCCGCCGGGGCGCTCGTCGCCGCCACGGCCCTGCCGTACCTCGCGTATCTCACCCTCTACGCGCTGGTTCGACCGAGCGGTTCTCCCGCCGACAAGCGCGACGCGGAACCGACGGTCAGCATCGTCCTTCCGACCTACAACGAGTCGGGCATCATCGAGAAGAAACTGGACGACGTGATTTCGCTGGACTATCCGATGGAGAAGGTCGAGTTGGTCGTCGTGGACTCCAGCGACGACGAGACGCCGGAACTGGTCGAGGAGTACTTCGCCGACCGAGAGTCCCCCGACCTGAACCTCATCCGAGAGACCGAGCGCAGAGGACTCGCCCCCGCGCTCAACGACGCCTACGCCTCTGCGGAGAACGAGATGGTCGTCAAGACCGACTGCGACTCCTACGTCGCCGACGACGCGCTCCGCGAGGCCGCGGCCAACCTCGCCGACCCCGAGGTCTCGGCGGTCACGGGCCAGAACGCCGAGGTCCTCGGCGGAAGCGAAGTCGAGGCCGGATACCGAGGAGTACAGGCGCACATCCAAACGCTCGAATCCCACCTCGATTCGACGCTCATCTTCCACGGTCCCTTCTCGGCGTTCGAGAACGACGCCATCGTCCCCATCGACCCCGAGTCGCTGGCCGACGACACCGAGTTGGCGCTGAAGATTCGCCGGGGCGGCGACCGCGTGATTTTCGACCCCGCGGTCCGGTACAAGGAGGCATCCCACTCCGATTTCAGCAAGCGCAGGCTTCAGAAGGACCGCAGAGGGATGGGCCTGATTCGCCTGCTCGTCCAGCATCGGGACGCCCTCGGCAAGTACGGCAAGTACGGCAAAGTCGTCCTCCCGTTCAACTGGTGGTTCATGATAGCCTCGCCGTGGCTGGTCGCGCTCGACGTGCTGGCGGTCACGGCGGCCGGAATCTCGGTGTTCGGCCTCGCGGGACTGGCGGTGCCCGCGGCGCTCGCCGGATTCGTCTGGTTGGGCCAGAAGGACCTCCTCGGCCCCCTGCAAGCGTTCTACGCCATCTTCGACTCGCAGGTCTCGCTCCTCCACGCTGGGACCGAACTCCTCCGGGGCGAGGGCGACGGAACGTGGGAAGTGGACGAGGACCTCCGGGAAGCGTTCGACTGA
- a CDS encoding acyl-CoA synthetase: MPEGHNLHDYDEVRASFSWDDIYADADWDAPDELNIGHEVCDRHVESEARDENVALRQVGIDGELTTLTFRELADRSGQFANVLEELGVEKGDRVFSYMPRIPEHYVALVGTLKRGAVFGGVNERFGPDGISYRLDDCDASVVVTTSDNRDTVADALEDASSVEHVVTVDRGEGTIGDSDEVFADALDGASSEYEAVRTGGEDDALLYYTSGTTGPAKGVRHKQRWVAGVAATQKYAVDLQPGDLYWSTADLGWLTGPINTLGAWFWGASLFTYEGEFDPETWADLLDEYPISVLFSVPTAYRMLREKEEVLEGVDVDLRHALSIGEPLSAGVVDWGEETLGVTIHDTYGQTETGNMIINNYPTMELKPGSMGKPLPGIEADVVDPETGEPLPPGETGEIAERPDYPCFFAEYWRKPDKTADCFVEGPDGEWYLSGDLARKDEDGYFWFEGRADDVIISSGYRIGPFEVESSLGEHPAVAEAAVVPKPNRERGNIVKAYVVTSDDAEAGEGLAEDIKTHVRDELSAHEYPREIEFVKELPKTVTGKIRRTELQDDAEQEAEVEQE; the protein is encoded by the coding sequence ATGCCAGAAGGTCACAACCTCCACGACTACGACGAGGTTCGAGCATCGTTCTCGTGGGACGACATCTACGCGGACGCCGACTGGGACGCGCCCGACGAGTTGAACATCGGTCACGAAGTCTGCGACCGACACGTCGAGAGCGAGGCGCGAGACGAGAACGTGGCGCTCCGACAGGTCGGCATCGACGGCGAACTCACCACGCTGACCTTCCGGGAGTTGGCCGACCGGTCGGGCCAGTTCGCCAACGTCCTCGAGGAGTTAGGCGTCGAGAAGGGCGACCGAGTGTTCTCCTACATGCCCCGGATTCCGGAACACTACGTCGCGCTGGTCGGGACGCTCAAGCGCGGCGCGGTCTTCGGCGGGGTCAACGAGCGGTTCGGTCCCGACGGCATCTCCTACCGCTTGGACGACTGCGACGCCTCGGTGGTCGTGACGACCAGCGACAACCGGGACACGGTGGCCGACGCGCTCGAAGACGCCTCCTCGGTCGAACACGTCGTCACGGTGGACCGCGGCGAGGGAACCATCGGCGACAGCGATGAGGTCTTCGCGGACGCTCTCGACGGCGCGAGCAGTGAGTACGAGGCCGTTCGGACTGGCGGCGAGGACGACGCCCTGCTCTACTACACCAGCGGGACCACCGGCCCGGCGAAGGGCGTCCGCCACAAACAGCGGTGGGTCGCTGGCGTCGCGGCGACCCAGAAGTACGCGGTGGACCTCCAACCCGGCGACCTCTACTGGTCCACCGCCGACTTGGGGTGGCTGACCGGTCCCATCAACACCCTCGGGGCGTGGTTCTGGGGTGCGAGCCTCTTTACCTACGAAGGCGAGTTCGACCCCGAGACGTGGGCCGACCTGTTGGACGAGTACCCGATTTCGGTACTGTTCAGCGTTCCGACCGCCTACCGGATGCTCCGGGAGAAAGAGGAGGTGCTGGAGGGCGTCGATGTGGACCTGCGCCACGCGCTCTCCATCGGGGAACCGCTCTCGGCGGGCGTGGTGGACTGGGGCGAGGAGACGCTGGGCGTCACCATCCACGACACCTACGGCCAGACTGAGACCGGGAACATGATTATCAACAACTACCCGACGATGGAGTTGAAGCCCGGAAGCATGGGCAAGCCCCTGCCCGGCATCGAGGCCGACGTGGTGGACCCCGAGACGGGCGAACCCCTCCCGCCGGGCGAGACGGGCGAAATCGCCGAGCGCCCCGACTACCCCTGCTTCTTCGCCGAGTACTGGCGGAAGCCCGACAAAACCGCCGACTGCTTCGTGGAAGGACCTGACGGAGAGTGGTATCTGTCGGGTGACCTCGCCCGGAAGGACGAGGACGGCTACTTCTGGTTCGAGGGTCGCGCGGACGACGTGATTATCTCGTCGGGATACCGCATCGGACCCTTCGAGGTCGAAAGTTCGCTCGGCGAACACCCCGCGGTCGCAGAGGCCGCGGTGGTGCCCAAGCCGAACCGCGAGCGCGGCAACATCGTGAAGGCCTACGTCGTCACGAGCGACGACGCCGAGGCCGGAGAGGGCCTCGCCGAGGACATCAAGACTCACGTGCGCGACGAACTCTCGGCCCACGAGTACCCCCGCGAAATCGAGTTTGTGAAGGAACTCCCGAAGACCGTGACGGGCAAGATTCGCCGGACGGAACTCCAAGACGACGCCGAGCAGGAGGCGGAAGTCGAACAGGAATGA
- a CDS encoding sulfatase, translating into MRPNVLLIILDSVRAGNTSLYGHEHETTPFLETFAEEATVYEQARSPGTWSLPSHTSMFTGLHVEEHGVTRARHSLQSGHTIFETLRDDHDYDTGVFSENTWITDMDVGLKDAFDTVEGARNLPYPEGVDPSNFVLTEGQGQYLDYLKHCLQSDEPVKSLANGVVTKLAWDYPRYLPDSLTASTPAEVYTDLFLDWEDDRDGPWAACINFMDGHLPYEPDAGHDGWGGEKLRDLQDEMQDQVWEFNGGQRPWWQRKALEGLYDGTIHQMDNQIGRVVNALDERGVLDDTLVVVTADHGEGFGEPSRVRPGARVAAHGAGIHEALLHVPLVVRAPGQRDSERVSEAASLTQFPEAVHSLIEDDWDDDAFVPEGPVVASSHGLEEPMEERASKYCGDLWRFNGDARAVYRDEDEFVRKDVTWRDEEASVLVCDSKASAKTDDGDARERVESAFETIKDVGVRDESEGMGDVDEATQKRLEDLGYV; encoded by the coding sequence ATGAGGCCGAACGTTCTCCTAATAATCCTCGACAGCGTCCGGGCGGGTAACACTAGCCTCTACGGACACGAACACGAGACGACTCCGTTCCTCGAGACGTTCGCCGAGGAGGCGACGGTCTACGAGCAGGCACGTTCGCCCGGCACGTGGAGTCTGCCGAGCCACACGAGCATGTTCACCGGCCTCCACGTCGAGGAACACGGCGTCACGCGAGCGCGCCACTCCCTCCAGTCCGGACACACAATTTTCGAGACGCTCCGGGACGACCACGACTACGACACGGGCGTCTTCTCCGAGAACACGTGGATTACCGACATGGACGTGGGACTCAAAGACGCCTTCGACACCGTGGAAGGTGCCCGGAATCTGCCGTATCCCGAGGGCGTGGACCCGAGTAACTTCGTGCTGACCGAGGGGCAGGGCCAGTATCTCGACTATCTCAAACACTGTCTCCAGAGCGACGAACCCGTCAAATCGCTGGCCAACGGCGTCGTCACGAAGTTGGCGTGGGACTACCCCCGGTATCTCCCGGATTCGCTCACTGCGAGTACCCCCGCCGAAGTCTATACCGACCTCTTTCTCGACTGGGAGGACGACCGAGACGGCCCGTGGGCGGCCTGTATCAACTTCATGGACGGCCACCTCCCCTACGAACCCGACGCCGGACACGACGGGTGGGGCGGCGAGAAACTCCGGGACCTCCAAGACGAGATGCAGGACCAAGTGTGGGAGTTCAACGGCGGCCAGCGGCCGTGGTGGCAACGCAAGGCTCTCGAAGGACTCTACGACGGCACCATCCACCAGATGGACAACCAAATCGGGCGCGTCGTAAACGCACTGGACGAGCGCGGCGTCCTCGACGACACCCTCGTCGTCGTGACCGCCGACCACGGCGAAGGTTTCGGCGAACCGAGTCGGGTCCGGCCCGGCGCTCGCGTCGCGGCCCACGGCGCTGGCATCCACGAGGCCCTCCTGCACGTCCCGCTGGTGGTCCGCGCCCCCGGCCAGCGCGACAGCGAGCGCGTCTCCGAGGCGGCGTCGCTCACCCAGTTCCCCGAGGCGGTCCACTCGCTCATCGAGGACGACTGGGACGACGACGCCTTCGTGCCCGAGGGGCCGGTGGTGGCCTCGTCGCACGGCCTCGAAGAACCGATGGAGGAGCGCGCGAGCAAGTACTGCGGCGACCTCTGGCGGTTCAACGGCGACGCCCGAGCGGTCTACCGCGACGAAGACGAGTTCGTCCGCAAGGACGTGACGTGGCGCGACGAGGAGGCGTCGGTCCTCGTTTGCGACTCGAAAGCGTCAGCGAAGACCGACGACGGCGACGCCCG
- a CDS encoding alpha/beta fold hydrolase — protein sequence MKLRNVVAGIAGGLGSAALGNRLLSWKASDLQPALEGRQKTYRWRGFDVAYTEAGDPEDPDVLLLHGVHAAASNKEFDQIFSQLAKTHHVIAPDLPGFGRSDRPPLTYSSALYTAFVTDFAEDLTEEAACVATSLSGAYATLAHQQSGAFSRLLLVAPTGDTGSRRTWLRSVFRSPVVGQALFNLLTSKRSLHFFDNREAYSTEASYTERDVDYQWQTAHQPGARFAPASFVSGYLDPDVDLGAELARLDIPVTIVWGRDATVSPLEEGEELAEKADTKLVVFDEAKLLPHAEHPGPFLDVLLDELTEEGIETGAEAEQ from the coding sequence ATGAAGCTACGAAACGTCGTCGCCGGAATCGCAGGCGGACTCGGGTCTGCGGCGCTCGGCAACCGACTGCTGTCGTGGAAAGCCAGCGACCTCCAACCCGCGCTGGAGGGCCGACAGAAGACCTACCGGTGGCGGGGGTTCGACGTGGCCTACACCGAGGCCGGCGACCCCGAGGACCCCGACGTACTCCTCTTGCACGGCGTCCACGCCGCGGCCTCGAACAAGGAGTTCGACCAGATATTCAGCCAGTTGGCCAAGACCCACCACGTCATCGCCCCCGACCTGCCCGGATTCGGGCGCTCGGACCGGCCGCCCCTGACCTACTCCTCGGCGCTCTACACCGCCTTCGTCACCGACTTCGCCGAGGACCTGACCGAGGAGGCCGCCTGCGTGGCCACCTCGCTTTCGGGAGCCTACGCAACTCTGGCGCACCAGCAGTCCGGGGCGTTCTCCCGGTTGCTCCTCGTCGCGCCGACAGGCGACACCGGGTCGCGCCGGACGTGGCTTCGGTCGGTGTTCCGGTCGCCCGTGGTCGGCCAAGCCCTGTTCAACCTCCTGACGAGCAAGCGGTCGCTCCACTTCTTCGATAACCGCGAGGCCTACTCGACCGAGGCGTCGTACACCGAGCGCGACGTTGACTACCAGTGGCAGACCGCCCACCAACCCGGCGCGCGGTTCGCTCCCGCCTCCTTCGTCTCGGGCTATCTCGACCCAGACGTGGACTTGGGCGCGGAACTGGCCCGCCTCGATATTCCCGTGACTATCGTCTGGGGCCGGGACGCGACCGTCTCGCCGCTCGAGGAGGGCGAAGAACTGGCCGAGAAGGCCGACACCAAACTGGTCGTGTTCGACGAGGCGAAACTGCTCCCCCACGCCGAGCATCCCGGTCCCTTCCTCGACGTGCTGTTAGACGAGTTGACCGAGGAGGGAATAGAGACCGGCGCGGAAGCAGAACAGTAG
- the aglJ gene encoding S-layer glycoprotein N-glycosyltransferase AglJ produces the protein MADREEVCVLVPTLNEAETIGEVIDGFTSRGFENVLVVDGHSTDETTEIARNHGARVIEQSGSGKGQAIREAIRHIESEYVLMLDGDGTYRPEDADAMLEPLFEDEYEHVIGDRFADMEEGAMSGLNQFGNGMFNWVFRHIHGKDFQDILSGYRAFTRESVENFLLDADGFGVETEMAVECVKHGVPTTVVPIRYEARPDGSDTNLHPIRDGGVILLTLYQLAKTSNPLFYFGSVGVLSGLFGVGVAAYVGYEWFVKVPRESHEVLAVVAAFGILFGVQLLMFGVLSDLIVTLHREQMRRLD, from the coding sequence ATGGCCGACCGCGAGGAGGTTTGCGTACTCGTCCCGACACTGAACGAGGCCGAGACTATCGGTGAGGTTATCGACGGGTTCACCAGTCGCGGGTTCGAGAACGTCCTCGTCGTGGACGGGCACTCAACCGACGAGACGACCGAAATCGCCCGAAATCACGGCGCGCGAGTCATCGAGCAGTCCGGAAGCGGCAAGGGCCAAGCGATTCGTGAGGCAATTCGGCACATCGAGTCCGAGTACGTCCTGATGCTGGACGGCGACGGCACCTACCGGCCCGAGGACGCCGACGCGATGCTCGAACCCCTCTTCGAGGACGAGTACGAACACGTCATCGGCGACCGGTTCGCCGACATGGAGGAGGGCGCGATGAGTGGTCTCAACCAGTTCGGCAACGGGATGTTCAACTGGGTGTTCCGCCACATCCACGGCAAGGACTTCCAAGACATCCTGAGCGGCTACCGGGCGTTCACCCGCGAGTCGGTCGAGAACTTCCTCCTCGACGCCGACGGGTTCGGCGTCGAGACCGAGATGGCCGTCGAGTGCGTCAAGCACGGGGTGCCGACCACCGTGGTCCCGATTCGGTACGAGGCCCGGCCCGACGGGTCCGATACCAACCTGCATCCGATTCGGGACGGCGGCGTCATCCTCCTCACGCTCTACCAACTGGCCAAGACCAGCAACCCGCTGTTCTACTTCGGGAGCGTCGGCGTACTGAGCGGCCTGTTCGGCGTCGGCGTCGCCGCGTACGTCGGCTACGAGTGGTTCGTGAAAGTGCCGCGGGAGAGCCACGAGGTGCTGGCGGTCGTCGCGGCGTTCGGCATCCTGTTCGGCGTCCAACTGCTGATGTTCGGCGTGCTGTCGGACCTCATCGTGACGCTCCACCGCGAGCAGATGCGGCGTCTCGACTGA